A window of Oscillospiraceae bacterium contains these coding sequences:
- a CDS encoding helix-turn-helix domain-containing protein, which translates to MPNRQEIHRFEKQDYFFKNDKIIIEEKTLPHNVDIHYHDFFEIEFVLSGKATHIFNNRQYELSRGFLHLIMPANFHSYSLKNEDSLKYFNIRFDESVLSNELKNAICFSNRDFILKLEEDAFNQVLKQCKYMLKEFNSNSEFKEIMLQSCIQQLCVFLIRLLNSSKGPEKIQAVYDAKIQSALAYMQTNFRKKISVSDVAKLLNFSNNYFSNYFSDSVGVSFSAYLKDLRLQFAMNLLNSSNLNINEICYESGFSTLSNFTQAFKEKYGYSPKHFQSRN; encoded by the coding sequence GTGCCTAACAGACAGGAAATTCACCGTTTTGAAAAACAGGACTATTTTTTCAAAAATGACAAGATAATAATCGAAGAAAAAACTTTGCCTCACAACGTGGATATCCACTACCACGACTTCTTTGAAATAGAGTTTGTGCTGTCAGGCAAAGCAACCCATATTTTCAACAACCGCCAGTACGAGCTGTCCCGAGGCTTTTTGCATTTAATTATGCCTGCAAATTTTCACTCTTATTCTCTAAAAAACGAAGATAGTCTTAAATATTTTAATATACGATTTGATGAGTCTGTTTTATCAAATGAATTGAAAAACGCAATTTGTTTTTCAAACCGTGATTTTATTTTAAAGCTGGAAGAAGATGCCTTCAATCAAGTTTTAAAGCAATGTAAATATATGCTCAAGGAATTTAACAGCAACAGCGAATTTAAAGAAATTATGCTTCAAAGCTGTATTCAACAGCTTTGCGTTTTCCTTATCCGCCTTCTCAACAGCTCCAAAGGTCCCGAGAAAATACAGGCTGTCTATGATGCTAAAATTCAAAGCGCCCTTGCCTATATGCAGACAAATTTCAGAAAGAAAATCTCTGTTTCCGACGTGGCAAAGCTTCTGAATTTCTCAAACAACTATTTCAGCAACTATTTTTCAGATTCGGTAGGCGTAAGCTTTTCAGCATATCTTAAGGATTTAAGGCTTCAATTTGCTATGAATTTGCTAAACTCTTCAAACCTCAACATCAATGAAATATGCTATGAGTCAGGCTTTTCAACTCTTTCAAATTTCACTCAGGCATTTAAAGAAAAATACGGCTATTCTCCAAAGCATTTCCAAAGCAGAAATTGA